The sequence ACAAACGGGCTTACAGAAATAATCACCATGACAGCGACCTTGCATTTACTGTAATTGAACATGATGACATTGCTTCTGATTTTGTTGATGACTTTGTAAAATGGAAACATAAATTAAATGAGCAACTTACATGACAAATTAAACCGACTATTCCAGAATCACTGCACATCCTCAATAGTTATTTTCTTTCCATTAAATTCGGTAGCATCTCCTTTTTTTAATCCCAATAAAGCTTGTCCAATGGGCGAATTCGGAGAAATAAGAAAATAAGTAGAATACATTAAATCAATCTTGCTCGTACTAATCGCCAAATAATAAATACCGTAATTGGTAAAAACCAATGCGCCCAATTGAACGGTGCTAAGTTTTAATGTTGGTTTAATTAGGCTTAATCCTATTGTTAATTTTTGTGCTTCCGCCAATTGTTTGCTTTTTT comes from Bacteroidia bacterium and encodes:
- a CDS encoding GreA/GreB family elongation factor; amino-acid sequence: MSSNIKEVLYQHCVNYVQNRIKTIQDSISSSQESANSETKSTAGDKHDTARAMMQLEVEQKSKQLAEAQKLTIGLSLIKPTLKLSTVQLGALVFTNYGIYYLAISTSKIDLMYSTYFLISPNSPIGQALLGLKKGDATEFNGKKITIEDVQ